The proteins below are encoded in one region of Effusibacillus dendaii:
- a CDS encoding GntR family transcriptional regulator, with amino-acid sequence MENLKTNISKTQYAYEFIRSRIVDGSYGPGHRIVIDQIARELNLSAIPVREAIRQLESDGFIQYKPYSGAIVSMINETEYLETLSVLAVLEGYATALGSKTIAKEGISDLEKMNEEMNEALYNFEFEQFGELNRKFHMIIYECCGNSYLKEQIEQTWQRMARVRQSGFTFVPQRARESVEEHARIIEMMKERAPFEDIEAFARQHKLNTAKAFQNRKDAPKAEEITPNFLLDL; translated from the coding sequence ATGGAAAATCTAAAAACTAATATCAGCAAAACTCAGTATGCCTATGAATTCATTCGATCCCGGATTGTGGATGGCAGTTATGGGCCGGGCCATCGAATCGTGATCGACCAAATTGCCAGAGAGTTGAATTTAAGCGCCATCCCGGTGAGGGAAGCCATTCGTCAACTTGAATCGGACGGCTTCATTCAGTACAAACCCTACAGTGGCGCAATTGTCAGCATGATCAATGAAACCGAATATCTGGAGACTCTGTCTGTATTGGCGGTGCTTGAAGGATACGCAACGGCTCTCGGCTCAAAAACAATTGCAAAGGAGGGAATCTCGGACCTTGAAAAAATGAATGAAGAAATGAATGAGGCCCTTTATAACTTTGAGTTTGAGCAATTTGGGGAGTTAAACCGGAAGTTTCATATGATCATCTATGAGTGTTGCGGCAACTCCTATCTGAAAGAGCAGATTGAACAGACGTGGCAAAGGATGGCCCGTGTTCGTCAATCTGGATTTACCTTTGTGCCGCAACGTGCCCGGGAATCGGTTGAAGAGCATGCCCGTATCATTGAAATGATGAAAGAGCGAGCTCCATTTGAAGACATTGAAGCGTTTGCAAGGCAGCATAAGCTGAATACCGCCAAGGCATTTCAAAACCGCAAAGATGCTCCCAAAGCGGAAGAAATCACGCCAAATTTCTTGTTGGATCTATAA
- a CDS encoding undecaprenyl-diphosphate phosphatase, translating into MDLLQTIVFAIIQGITELFPISSVAHGVLTPYVFHWNLDPEFLKEHFLPYVVMLHLGTALALLLFFRDEWIDIIRSIFDRRQKNARHLLVLILVATIPAGLIGVVFEKPLRHIFSNVTSAAIFLIVNGLFLYFGEKWRTRGTKDINDLTYGQAIVVGLFQSLALIPGFSRSGASMVAGFWMGLKHEAAARFSMLLATPVIAGAAVLEVPKLANSGIHGLFQTSLIGGVLAGVFAYVSVWILMNWFKKHEIDAMRPFAYYCWGVGVVILLSNFL; encoded by the coding sequence GTGGATCTCTTACAAACTATTGTTTTTGCAATTATTCAAGGAATAACCGAGTTGTTTCCCATCAGCAGCGTTGCACACGGAGTACTGACACCGTACGTATTTCATTGGAACCTTGATCCTGAATTTTTAAAAGAACACTTTCTCCCGTATGTGGTCATGCTTCACTTAGGAACAGCCTTAGCTCTTTTACTGTTTTTCCGGGATGAGTGGATTGACATCATCCGATCCATTTTTGACAGGAGGCAAAAGAATGCACGTCATTTGTTGGTGCTGATTCTGGTAGCGACCATTCCGGCGGGACTTATCGGAGTCGTATTTGAAAAGCCGCTTCGCCATATTTTTAGTAACGTAACCAGTGCCGCCATTTTTCTAATCGTAAACGGTTTGTTCCTCTACTTTGGAGAAAAGTGGCGTACCCGAGGTACGAAAGATATTAATGATCTGACGTATGGACAAGCGATCGTTGTGGGATTGTTCCAATCATTGGCATTGATTCCTGGATTCTCACGTTCGGGAGCCAGTATGGTCGCCGGGTTCTGGATGGGTCTGAAGCATGAAGCGGCGGCACGCTTTTCTATGTTATTGGCGACCCCGGTGATTGCAGGTGCGGCTGTGCTTGAAGTTCCCAAGTTGGCTAACTCAGGCATTCACGGGTTATTTCAAACATCCTTGATCGGCGGGGTATTGGCGGGTGTATTTGCATACGTAAGTGTGTGGATCTTAATGAATTGGTTTAAAAAGCATGAGATCGACGCCATGCGTCCATTTGCCTACTATTGCTGGGGTGTCGGGGTTGTCATTTTGCTCTCAAATTTCCTGTAG
- a CDS encoding fumarylacetoacetate hydrolase family protein produces the protein MKHARFLHEGRIVTGIVEGELIVDEAGREHHVDAIDVWLPPVVPNNMIGLALNYADHAEELGLEKPKEPVLFIKPNSSLIGHQAPVYYPDGATYMHYENELAVVIGKKGRNIKHVHAFDYVSGYTIINDVTVRDFVNNFYRPPVRAKGHDTFGPLGPYFVDKEDISDVGNLELRTYVNGELRQQGNTKDLIYTIPDLIEFISSFMTLQAGDMILTGTPKGISPVNPGDTMRLEIDGLGTLENPILDGRTDQAAGRKDYETIQG, from the coding sequence ATGAAGCACGCCCGATTCCTGCATGAAGGTCGAATCGTTACAGGTATTGTTGAGGGTGAACTTATCGTGGATGAGGCAGGGAGAGAACACCATGTGGATGCGATCGATGTCTGGCTTCCTCCGGTGGTTCCCAACAACATGATCGGGCTGGCCTTGAATTATGCGGACCATGCGGAAGAACTGGGATTGGAAAAACCGAAAGAACCTGTCTTGTTCATCAAACCGAACAGCTCGCTCATCGGTCATCAAGCTCCTGTATACTATCCCGATGGAGCCACCTACATGCATTATGAAAATGAACTGGCGGTTGTAATCGGAAAAAAAGGTCGCAACATTAAACACGTCCATGCGTTTGATTATGTAAGCGGATACACGATTATCAACGACGTAACGGTTCGCGATTTTGTCAACAATTTCTATCGCCCTCCGGTTCGGGCTAAGGGCCACGACACATTCGGCCCCCTGGGTCCTTACTTTGTCGACAAAGAAGACATTTCCGATGTTGGGAATCTGGAACTGCGTACCTATGTCAATGGAGAGTTGCGTCAACAAGGGAATACCAAGGATTTGATCTATACCATTCCCGACCTCATTGAATTTATCAGTTCGTTTATGACACTGCAAGCGGGTGACATGATATTGACCGGAACACCGAAAGGGATCTCGCCTGTAAATCCCGGAGATACCATGCGCTTGGAGATTGATGGCTTGGGAACCTTGGAAAATCCGATTCTTGATGGAAGGACCGATCAGGCTGCAGGGAGGAAAGACTATGAAACAATTCAAGGTTGA
- the hpaI gene encoding 2,4-dihydroxyhept-2-ene-1,7-dioic acid aldolase gives MYQEAKQRLRGSIAPIVTPFDATMNVDTKALQNLIEWHIESGSHGISVTGTTGEPSSLTIEERELVMETAIKTAAGRVPVVPGTGSTNHAETLHLTKRAQEMGADAAMVIVPYYNRPNQQALYTHFKIVADSVDIPIIIYNIPGRTATNLDVKTLTRLAEDCKNIIGVKESNKDFEHVNRVLLNCGRDFLLYSGIELLCYPMLAIGGAGHVSATANIVPREVADIYNYWAAGEVEKAIDLHYKLMPLNDVLFKDTNPGPLKTAMGMMGKINPALRLPMGPPSEELQKEIWQTLNQYGLLDQEAGMSK, from the coding sequence GTGTACCAAGAAGCGAAGCAACGTTTAAGAGGTTCCATCGCTCCCATCGTGACGCCGTTTGATGCAACCATGAATGTGGATACAAAGGCACTGCAAAATCTGATTGAATGGCATATTGAAAGCGGTTCCCACGGGATTTCCGTAACCGGTACTACGGGTGAACCCAGTTCGTTGACCATTGAGGAGCGCGAACTTGTGATGGAAACCGCAATAAAGACGGCAGCCGGTCGTGTTCCTGTCGTGCCGGGAACCGGATCGACCAACCATGCAGAAACCCTGCATCTTACCAAACGCGCCCAAGAAATGGGTGCCGATGCGGCCATGGTGATTGTGCCTTATTATAATCGTCCCAACCAGCAAGCGCTTTATACCCATTTTAAAATTGTTGCAGATTCAGTAGATATTCCTATTATCATTTACAACATTCCCGGAAGAACCGCTACCAATTTGGATGTCAAGACCTTAACCCGCCTGGCGGAAGATTGCAAGAATATTATCGGCGTAAAAGAATCGAATAAAGATTTTGAACATGTCAATCGAGTATTGCTGAACTGTGGCCGCGACTTTTTACTGTATTCAGGAATTGAACTTCTTTGTTATCCGATGTTAGCTATCGGTGGCGCAGGTCATGTCAGCGCAACCGCTAACATTGTTCCTAGGGAAGTGGCTGATATCTACAACTACTGGGCAGCGGGTGAAGTTGAGAAAGCGATTGATCTGCATTATAAATTGATGCCTTTAAATGATGTTTTGTTTAAGGATACGAATCCAGGGCCTTTGAAAACCGCCATGGGAATGATGGGAAAAATCAATCCTGCACTTCGTTTGCCAATGGGTCCGCCATCGGAAGAGTTGCAAAAAGAGATATGGCAGACCCTCAATCAATATGGATTGCTGGATCAGGAAGCGGGGATGTCGAAATGA
- a CDS encoding phospholipase C produces the protein MKKWLRKKTLATVVCSFSATASFGFSPVQAATETSSPIKHTVVIFQENRSFDNYFGTYPTAPGFHALPGTPKDVKNIPAGAFNPDENGNPVYPYLFPLDQLQTKDVDHGFDHMMEMVDGGKMDKFYLVNNRRGAGKIAMGYYDYHAIPAYWQYAQHFALADNFFQPVYGPSTPGALYLVAAQSGTKDQPIKGDPTPKNEPYGGDNPKSALSYNLTYKNIGDTLSEHNKTWAWYQGGYTANDNTYSPHHNPFQYFQNYEDGKYKNNLKDTNDFVKDIANGKLPDVSFLKAGYPEDEHPGYSTPEGEDFTVKMINAIMNSPYWKDTAIIVTYDESGGYWDHVAPPQVTPGPDGLQGNGPRIPALVISPYAKENYVSHVPYDTTSILKFIEWNYHLPTLNNRDASANNILDMFDFNHPNFAAYMYNDGSLTPAKTYGTPVKVQLNNALLGVSTPGEAPFIDTKGNVMVPLVDFVRSINGRILGNNNENDQNNDKNQNNNQNENDRNAQNDGAKDEISFKFNGKPVHLKTQTWVSPTKQTYVPLKSLVDALGWSMQTENGVVTVTSK, from the coding sequence GTGAAAAAATGGTTGCGTAAAAAAACCCTGGCGACAGTTGTATGCTCTTTTTCCGCCACTGCATCATTTGGTTTTTCCCCAGTGCAAGCCGCAACAGAAACAAGTTCACCTATCAAACACACCGTGGTTATCTTTCAGGAGAATCGTTCCTTTGACAATTATTTCGGTACATATCCGACAGCTCCAGGCTTTCACGCGCTTCCAGGCACACCCAAGGATGTCAAAAATATCCCGGCTGGCGCTTTTAATCCGGATGAAAACGGCAATCCCGTATATCCCTATTTATTTCCGTTAGATCAACTGCAAACGAAAGATGTGGATCACGGCTTTGATCATATGATGGAAATGGTTGACGGCGGAAAGATGGACAAATTTTATCTTGTCAATAACCGTCGCGGCGCAGGAAAAATTGCAATGGGATATTACGATTACCATGCAATACCTGCTTACTGGCAATATGCTCAACATTTTGCCCTGGCGGATAATTTCTTCCAACCTGTCTACGGACCTTCAACGCCGGGCGCATTATACCTGGTAGCCGCTCAGTCCGGCACAAAAGACCAGCCGATCAAGGGAGACCCGACTCCCAAAAATGAACCATACGGCGGTGATAACCCAAAATCCGCGCTTTCCTACAATCTCACTTACAAAAACATAGGTGATACATTGTCGGAACACAACAAGACTTGGGCCTGGTATCAGGGGGGTTACACGGCAAACGACAATACGTACTCTCCTCACCACAATCCTTTTCAATACTTCCAAAACTATGAGGACGGAAAGTATAAGAACAATCTGAAAGACACCAATGATTTTGTGAAAGACATCGCAAACGGCAAATTGCCTGATGTGAGCTTCTTAAAGGCAGGATACCCCGAAGACGAGCATCCCGGATACAGTACACCCGAAGGAGAAGACTTCACTGTTAAAATGATCAATGCGATCATGAACAGCCCATATTGGAAAGACACGGCCATCATCGTCACCTATGACGAGTCGGGCGGATACTGGGATCATGTTGCACCGCCCCAAGTGACTCCAGGCCCTGACGGACTGCAAGGAAACGGCCCGCGCATTCCAGCATTGGTGATTTCTCCATATGCGAAGGAAAACTATGTAAGCCACGTTCCATATGACACAACGTCGATTCTGAAGTTTATTGAGTGGAACTATCACCTCCCCACTCTCAATAACCGCGACGCTAGTGCCAATAACATTCTGGATATGTTTGATTTTAACCATCCGAACTTTGCTGCTTACATGTACAATGACGGAAGCCTGACACCGGCAAAAACGTACGGAACACCGGTGAAAGTTCAACTTAACAACGCTCTGCTGGGAGTGAGCACCCCTGGGGAAGCCCCCTTTATCGATACAAAAGGGAATGTAATGGTGCCCCTCGTTGACTTTGTACGCAGTATCAACGGCCGTATATTGGGCAACAACAACGAAAACGATCAAAACAACGACAAGAATCAAAACAACAACCAGAACGAAAATGATCGTAACGCTCAAAATGACGGTGCAAAAGACGAAATCTCGTTCAAATTCAATGGGAAACCTGTCCATTTGAAAACTCAAACGTGGGTAAGTCCTACCAAGCAAACCTATGTGCCGTTAAAATCTTTAGTCGACGCTCTCGGTTGGTCCATGCAGACTGAAAACGGAGTTGTTACCGTGACCAGCAAATAA